One Brassica napus cultivar Da-Ae chromosome A1, Da-Ae, whole genome shotgun sequence genomic region harbors:
- the LOC106357394 gene encoding B3 domain-containing protein REM1-like has protein sequence MVVPPPKPSLFQLTFLTGDKPLLTLDDEFLRSHTKVLLISEASDKIWEVKLDGNRLAGGWEEFAAVSNFSHGDVLVFRHNGEEIFHVAVSSESDDDESDDTDDSESDESNDTDDSESDESNDTDDSESDDSEDNDEGDSSLVNKSEKPEADTSSDYFLRARVTPYSLTKDRLDLSRDFKFMSFDEHKKPFEIYLVNEKGRKWTLRLSRNISSGAFYITRGWANFCSANGLSRGDFCYFKLSESGERPVLLLCSHESGNGHEDKEEEEEEECPEADAVKICSVGGCSNEKNTPSRFLTRKFTPSRFKTGQLYISMLSSGVLRESGIKKSGKITLLDNDGRKWPSYLHKTGQSGGEWCYIREGWREMCEANGVDVNDSFVLELICEDANPIFKFHSKIKNKGKGNIVTSKKRALHARTAEKTPGVEIDGERGSKRGRTRGSQPESCSVSDQVANVRQSIQDTLDTIRHFNAELKTRERNLEASLLEVDDLGERILGISKILNNNLV, from the exons ATGGTGGTTCCTCCTCCAAAACCCTCTCTGTTTCAACTGACATTTCTTACCGGAGACAAACCGCTTCTG ACGCTTGATGATGAGTTCTTACGTAGTCACACGAAGGTTTTGCTAATATCAGAGGCCTCGGACAAAATTTGGGAAGTGAAACTGGACGGCAACAGGCTCGCCGGCGGCTGGGAAGAGTTCGCCGCCGTTAGTAATTTCAGCCACGGAGACGTCTTGGTTTTTAGACACAATGGAGAAGAGATCTTTCATGTGGCTGTTTCCAGTGAATCTGATGATGACGAGTCCGATGATACTGACGACAGTGAATCTGATGAGTCCAATGATACTGACGACAGTGAATCTGATGAGTCCAATGATACTGACGACAGTGAATCTGATGATTCCGAAGATAATGATGAAG GGGACAGTAGTTTGGTGAACAAGAGTGAGAAACCAGAAGCAGATACTTCATCAGACTATTTCCTCAGAGCTCGTGTCACTCCTTATAGCCTCACCAAAGATCGTCTG gatcTTTCTAGGGATTTTAAGTTTATGTCGTTTGATGAGCACAAGAAACCGTTTGagatatatttagttaatgagAAAGGAAGAAAATGGACGCTGAGGCTTTCAAGAAACATCTCAAGTGGTGCGTTTTACATCACAAGAGGCTGGGCTAACTTTTGCTCAGCTAATGGGTTGAGCCGAGGTGACTTTTGTTACTTTAAACTTTCCGAAAGTGGGGAAAGGCCTGTGCTTTTGTTGTGTTCACACGAGTCTGGCAATGGCCatgaagacaaagaagaagaagaagaagaagaatgccCTGAAGCAGATGCAGTGAAGATATGTTCTGTAGGAGGCTGCAGCAACGAGAAGAACACTCCTTCCCGCTTTCTGACACGAAAATTTACACCAAGCCGTTTCAAGACAGGGCAACTA TATATTTCAATGCTTTCATCGGGTGTCTTGCGTGAGAGTGGCATTAAGAAGTCTGGGAAGATAACTCTGCTGGACAATGATGGGAGAAAGTGGCCATCTTATCTACACAAGACAGGACAATCCGGAGGTGAATGGTGTTACATAAGAGAAGGTTGGAGAGAGATGTGCGAAGCGAATGGAGTTGATGTGAATGACTCGTTCGTGTTGGAGTTGATATGCGAAGATGCAAACCCTATCTTTAAGTTCCACTCTAAG attAAAAACAAGGGAAAAGGAAACATTGTAACTAGTAAGAAGAGAGCTCTACATGCAAGGACTGCGGAAAAGACTCCAGGAGTAGAAATAGATGGAGAGAGGGGAAGCAAGAGAGGACGCACTAGGGGTTCTCAACCAGAATCTTGCTCAGTCTCTGATCAAGTGGCTAACGTGAGACAAAGCATTCAAGATACTCTGGACACCATCAGACATTTCAACGCAGAGCTTAAGACAAGGGAGAGGAATCTGGAAGCTTCACTACTGGAAGTTGACGACTTAG GTGAGAGGATATTGGGAATCAGCAAAATTCTCAACAATAATCTGGTTtag
- the LOC106354734 gene encoding probable xyloglucan glycosyltransferase 5 produces MAPRLDFSDWWAKDTRKGTPVVVKMENPNYSVVEIQGPDSAFRPVEKSRGKNAKQVTWVLLLKAHRAVGCLTWFATVFWSLLGAIKKRLSFTHPLGSERLGRDRWLFTAIKLFLALSLLILGFEIIAYFRGWHYFESPSLHIPTSTLEIQSLLHLVYVGWLGLRADYIAPPIKALSKFCIVLFLIQSVDRLILCLGCFWIKYKKIKPRFDEEPFRNDDAEGCGYVYPMVLVQIPMCNEREVYEQSISAVCQLDWPKDRILVQVLDDSNDESIQQLIKAEVAKWSQKGVNIIYRHRLVRTGYKAGNLKSAMSCDYVEAYEFVAIFDADFQPNPDFLKLTVPHFKDNPELGLVQARWTFVNKDENLLTRLQNINLCFHFEVEQQVSGVFLNFFGFNGTAGVWRIKALEESGGWLERTTVEDMDIAVRAHLHGWKFIYLNDVKVLCEVPESYEAYKKQQHRWHSGPMQLFRLCLGAILTSKIAIWKKANLILLFFLLRKLILPFYSFTLFCIILPLTMFVPEAELPVWVICYIPVFMSFLNLLPSPKSFPFIVPYLLFENTMSVTKFNAMVSGLFQLGSSYEWIVTKKAGRSSESDLLSITEKETPSKRSQLLRGVSDSELLELNQLEEQKQAVAKKPVKKINKIYHKELALAFLLLTAAVRSLLAAQGVHFYFLMFQGVTFLLVGLDLIGEQMS; encoded by the exons ATGGCTCCAAGGTTGGATTTTTCAGATTGGTGGGCGAAAGACACGAGGAAAGGAACACCAGTTGTTGTCAAAATGGAGAATCCAAACTACTCAGTCGTCGAAATCCAAGGACCAGATTCAGCCTTCAGACCAGTGGAGAAGAGCAGAGGCAAGAACGCGAAGCAAGTCACTTGGGTTCTACTCCTCAAAGCTCACAGAGCCGTTGGTTGTCTCACTTGGTTCGCTACCGTCTTCTGGTCTCTCCTTGGTGCCATCAAGAAACGCCTCAGCTTCACTCACCCTCTCGGCTCCGAGAGATTGGGCCGAGACAGGTGGCTTTTCACAGCCATCAAGCTCTTCTTAGCTCTCTCCTTACTGATTCTCGGGTTTGAGATCATTGCTTACTTCAGAGGATGGCATTACTTCGAGAGCCCGAGTCTTCACATCCCCACTAGCACGCTTGAGATCCAGAGCTTGCTTCATCTCGTCTACGTTGGCTGGTTGGGGTTAAGAGCTGATTATATTGCTCCACCAATCAAAGCTCTCTCCAAGTTTTGTATTGTGCTGTTCCTTATACAGTCTGTAGACCGTTTGATTCTCTGCCTGGGCTGTTTCtggatcaagtacaagaagatTAAGCCGAGGTTTGATGAGGAACCGTTTCGTAACGATGACGCTGAAGGATGTGGCTATGTGTATCCAATGGTTCTTGTTCAGATACCAATGTGTAATGAAAGAGAG GTGTATGAGCAGTCTATATCTGCTGTGTGTCAACTTGACTGGCCGAAAGATCGAATCTTGGTTCAGGTTCTTGATGATTCAAACGATGAAAGCATCCAGCAGTTGATTAAAGCTGAGGTTGCTAAATGGAGCCAGAAGGGAGTCAATATAATCTACAGGCATCGTTTGGTTAGAACTGGATATAAAGCTGGTAACCTCAAGTCAGCTATGAGCTGTGATTACGTGGAAGCATACGAGTTTGTAGCGATCTTTGATGCGGACTTTCAACCTAATCCTGACTTCCTTAAACTAACAGTTCCTCATTTCAAG GATAACCCAGAGTTGGGTTTGGTTCAAGCGAGGTGGACGTTTGTGAACAAAGACGAGAACTTGTTGACACGTCTTCAGAACATCAATCTGTGTTTCCACTTTGAGGTTGAGCAGCAAGTGAGCGGCGTGTTCTTGAACTTCTTTGGATTCAATGGGACAGCTGGAGTTTGGAGGATCAAAGCACTTGAGGAATCTGGTGGTTGGCTTGAGAGAACAACTGTTGAGGATATGGATATAGCAGTCCGTGCGCATCTCCATGGATGGAAGTTCATTTATCTTAATGATGTCAAG GTCCTTTGTGAAGTTCCTGAGTCCTATGAAGCATATAAGAAGCAGCAACACCGTTGGCATTCAGGACCTATGCAGCTTTTTCGCCTTTGTCTTGGTGCAATCTTGACCTCTAAG ATAGCAATATGGAAGAAAGCGAATCTGATACTACTCTTCTTCCTTCTAAGGAAACTCATACTTCCTTTCTACTCCTTCACACTGTTCTGCATAATCCTTCCTCTCACCATGTTTGTACCAGAAGCTGAGCTCCCCGTTTGGGTCATATGCTACATACCTGTCTTCATGTCATTCCTCAACCTCCTCCCATCTCCAAAATCCTTCCCTTTCATCGTCCCTTACCTCTTGTTCGAGAACACAATGTCTGTCACCAAGTTCAACGCCATGGTCTCGGGACTATTCCAGTTAGGGAGCTCTTACGAGTGGATAGTCACAAAGAAGGCCGGAAGATCATCAGAGTCAGATCTTTTATCCATCACCGAGAAAGAAACGCCAAGCAAGAGAAGCCAGCTGCTTAGGGGAGTTTCAGACAGCGAGCTTTTGGAGCTGAACCAACTCGAGGAGCAGAAACAAGCGGTTGCAAAGAAGCCTGTTAAGAAAATCAACAAGATATACCACAAGGAGCTAGCGTTAGCCTTTCTTTTGCTCACTGCAGCGGTTAGGAGTCTCTTGGCGGCTCAAGGAGTGCATTTCTACTTCTTGATGTTCCAAGGTGTCACGTTTCTTCTCGTGGGTCTTGACCTCATTGGCGAGCAGATGAGTTGA